In one Umezawaea sp. Da 62-37 genomic region, the following are encoded:
- a CDS encoding DUF1173 family protein yields MDPVRASEGIGATGPAVLGQVRLADRVVVTSSVKQHPDRYTLLFGRARSEVGHAVCLCRTDQVVRLVIRCRAGRYHLANWPAGGHQHAPACPWYRSSSSISGRSAHTGSITTTDEGTSIRLSTPLTVRGASASPADKSMLRQANNNSSTTTRNSMGLLALLHFLWESARLNVWHPHHRQRIWRICRALLEEQASDCRVNQVALADVLWVVPPFEREHADSINVAWQRYLARLSNVGRTRRRGLVLGEIRAFEPTEHGGVRLRLAHQRAPLFASTPLMNRARRSYPSVFSEQAGQVGRRQVVLCLVERSPRGYPLVVDLAAMLTTGSYIPADSSHEAEMAEALQNAGRAFVKPLHYNGGSIFPDFVLVDTDPETYVEVWGVRGRQDYEVRKRSKQAFYRDSGRTLLEWDVRDALPDLTR; encoded by the coding sequence GTGGATCCGGTACGAGCCAGTGAAGGAATCGGTGCGACTGGGCCGGCAGTGCTGGGGCAGGTGCGGCTTGCCGACCGCGTCGTGGTGACCAGCTCGGTGAAGCAGCATCCTGACCGGTATACCTTGTTGTTCGGCCGGGCACGGAGCGAAGTCGGTCATGCAGTCTGCCTGTGCCGTACCGACCAGGTGGTGCGTCTGGTGATTCGCTGCCGGGCGGGGCGGTATCACCTGGCCAACTGGCCCGCGGGCGGCCATCAGCACGCGCCTGCCTGCCCGTGGTACCGCAGTTCCTCCTCGATATCCGGGCGCAGCGCCCACACCGGGTCCATCACCACCACCGACGAAGGCACCTCGATTCGGCTGTCCACGCCGCTGACTGTGAGGGGTGCTTCTGCAAGTCCCGCTGACAAATCCATGCTCCGACAGGCGAACAACAACTCCTCTACGACCACACGGAACTCGATGGGGCTGCTGGCGTTGCTGCATTTCCTGTGGGAGTCCGCGCGGCTCAACGTGTGGCACCCACACCATCGGCAACGGATCTGGCGCATCTGCCGGGCGCTGTTGGAGGAGCAGGCCAGCGATTGCAGGGTCAACCAGGTGGCATTGGCCGACGTGCTGTGGGTCGTACCTCCATTTGAACGTGAGCACGCCGACAGCATCAACGTCGCCTGGCAGCGGTACCTCGCCCGGTTGAGCAACGTCGGTCGCACCCGCCGTCGCGGCCTGGTCTTGGGCGAAATTCGCGCCTTCGAGCCGACCGAACACGGCGGCGTGCGGCTGCGGCTGGCCCACCAGCGGGCGCCGTTGTTCGCTTCCACGCCGTTGATGAACCGGGCGCGTCGGTCCTACCCGAGCGTGTTCAGCGAGCAGGCTGGCCAGGTGGGTCGGCGCCAAGTGGTGCTGTGCCTGGTCGAGCGCAGCCCTCGCGGTTACCCACTCGTCGTGGACCTGGCCGCAATGCTGACGACCGGCTCCTACATACCGGCCGACTCCAGCCACGAAGCGGAGATGGCCGAGGCGCTGCAGAATGCCGGTCGTGCATTCGTGAAGCCGCTGCACTACAACGGCGGGTCGATTTTCCCCGACTTCGTGCTGGTCGACACCGATCCGGAAACGTACGTGGAGGTGTGGGGCGTACGCGGCAGGCAAGACTACGAAGTCCGCAAGCGCAGCAAGCAGGCGTTCTACCGTGACTCCGGCCGAACCCTGCTGGAATGGGACGTGCGCGACGCGCTTCCCGACCTCACCCGCTAA
- a CDS encoding SCO6880 family protein: protein MTSPRIYRGLNRREHAGWIMGLTPTQALACVALMVPVLLAVSGGRFADAAILLPVCATIAALVVIPVRGRPAFRWLLHLVLFRVGIATGWSRWQSKVAAGASVDPDEPDLPGVLQRVEFPDGPQFKDVGRVCLIHDTGDGRWGATARLTHSGVGMLSDEQCERLAARLGTLLLSLGHREIVDRVSLLVRTVPDDGTEYEVWRGNHEVRDAPRLARQATDELDRTIGTVSVRHEVFVTVSGSEDRLRKPAVAAGGGVAGRALALYRVLDGLEDPLKALGSRTVEWLDGPGMAEALRTGFNPSARAVLAAAHERGTGHGLEMAAAGPTAAPSPTPRAYTHDGFTTVSYTALMPEAGTVFGSLAPLLAVRTAGERRTLAIHYEVMDTHRAHRAVRGNRFRSGVMTDWKHSKGFSATAMDEREAGGARAQERAVAAGHSVVRFAVAASVTVPSGWNVEDHAARLENDASGRFRLLRLDLAQDSTFVVAVLPVGIGLPRQRGGLL, encoded by the coding sequence ATGACGTCGCCTCGGATCTATCGAGGGCTCAACCGGCGTGAGCACGCAGGTTGGATCATGGGCCTGACCCCGACACAGGCACTGGCGTGCGTCGCGTTGATGGTACCGGTGCTGTTGGCCGTCTCGGGCGGTCGGTTCGCCGACGCAGCGATCCTGCTGCCGGTCTGCGCCACCATCGCCGCGCTCGTGGTGATACCGGTCCGCGGCCGTCCGGCGTTCCGGTGGCTGCTGCACCTGGTCCTTTTTCGGGTCGGTATCGCCACCGGCTGGTCCCGCTGGCAGTCCAAGGTCGCCGCCGGGGCATCCGTCGACCCCGATGAACCCGACCTGCCCGGTGTGCTGCAACGCGTGGAGTTCCCCGACGGGCCGCAGTTCAAGGACGTCGGACGGGTGTGCCTGATCCACGACACCGGAGACGGCCGCTGGGGCGCCACCGCGCGCCTGACCCACTCCGGAGTCGGGATGCTCTCCGATGAGCAGTGCGAACGGCTGGCCGCCCGGCTGGGCACCCTGCTGCTGTCACTGGGTCACCGCGAGATCGTGGACCGGGTGAGTCTGCTCGTGCGCACCGTTCCCGACGACGGGACCGAGTACGAGGTGTGGCGCGGCAACCACGAGGTCCGCGACGCGCCGCGATTGGCACGACAGGCCACCGACGAGTTGGACCGCACCATCGGCACCGTCAGCGTGCGCCATGAGGTGTTCGTGACGGTGTCGGGGTCGGAGGACAGGCTGCGCAAGCCCGCTGTGGCCGCCGGCGGTGGCGTCGCCGGCCGCGCCTTGGCCCTCTACCGGGTCCTCGATGGTCTGGAGGACCCACTCAAGGCTCTCGGGTCGCGGACCGTGGAATGGTTGGACGGTCCGGGGATGGCCGAAGCCTTGCGCACCGGGTTCAACCCCTCCGCGCGCGCCGTGCTGGCCGCCGCACACGAGCGCGGCACCGGCCACGGTTTGGAGATGGCCGCGGCCGGACCGACCGCCGCACCGTCACCGACCCCCCGGGCCTACACCCACGACGGGTTCACCACCGTGTCCTACACCGCGCTGATGCCCGAAGCCGGTACCGTGTTCGGCTCCCTGGCACCGCTGCTTGCGGTGCGCACCGCAGGCGAACGTCGGACCCTGGCCATCCACTACGAGGTCATGGACACCCATCGCGCGCACCGCGCCGTACGGGGCAACAGGTTCCGGTCCGGTGTGATGACCGATTGGAAACACAGCAAGGGCTTCAGCGCCACAGCGATGGACGAACGTGAGGCCGGCGGAGCCCGCGCGCAGGAACGCGCGGTCGCGGCCGGCCACTCGGTGGTGCGGTTCGCCGTCGCCGCGTCGGTCACCGTCCCCAGCGGCTGGAACGTCGAGGATCACGCCGCCCGCTTGGAAAACGACGCCTCCGGTCGATTCCGGTTGCTGCGCTTGGACCTCGCGCAGGACTCCACCTTCGTCGTCGCGGTCCTCCCGGTCGGGATCGGGTTGCCCCGCCAGCGAGGAGGACTGCTGTGA
- a CDS encoding TraM recognition domain-containing protein, with the protein MRNTVNPGTSRDLALIGLAVAVLGMLVALAAVLMVAAAVTTGLLGGPWSIPEVSTWPAGVFGVMAHPDRPGDGLGRQWAGVLAGQVGWYWTITAVLLTAVTALVLAIAVTAWRRFGPSQAGHASREDLREELSLFAARRTAEWTRPGLSRAQARQAPLEEVAAPLHLSPQRQPMCTPLENPTGTLAPTQSGKSRRDLVHKAIAAPGALLCSTTKPDLLEFSGLLRAARHQAGPVMVADITGAVPWPAQVQWSPVQGCQDTTVAYRRAHTMVEAASVSLAGVGGNDKVFRDRAKVVLQAYFLAAAIHHRGVADLVRWAMSKPVDQEPVRLLQQAGLPEYARNLRSEIGMVAETSDAVWMSVRRVIEPFLDPQIRRLCSPAPGNDFDARAMIAQHGSLYLIAGQHHSAQAAPILTALVEHWLTTAQEMALHTPHRRLDPPATAILDELTNATPVPQVPDIVSDSAGRGVLIHWGAQSVAALENAFTPQRTRQLLDNTTTLSVWGGIKDRTTLEWVSLLTGHHDRRRYQQQSDGLFGHSRTSVGVETVPTYRPGDVRRVRRGRVLVIHRHLDPVLARTLDVRKRSDWTVIRQHVQAVRDGEVPIRSDGFAVALPQTVRSGRWPLSGPTP; encoded by the coding sequence ATGAGAAACACTGTCAATCCGGGAACCAGCCGTGATCTGGCGTTGATCGGCCTGGCCGTTGCCGTGCTGGGCATGCTGGTCGCGCTCGCCGCCGTCCTGATGGTCGCCGCCGCGGTGACCACCGGACTGCTTGGCGGCCCCTGGTCGATTCCCGAGGTCAGCACATGGCCCGCAGGGGTGTTCGGAGTCATGGCGCACCCCGACCGGCCCGGCGACGGGCTGGGCAGGCAGTGGGCGGGCGTCCTGGCCGGTCAGGTCGGCTGGTACTGGACGATCACCGCGGTGCTGTTGACGGCGGTCACCGCCCTGGTGCTGGCGATCGCGGTAACGGCGTGGCGACGGTTCGGGCCCTCGCAGGCCGGGCACGCCAGCCGCGAGGACCTCCGCGAGGAGCTATCGCTGTTCGCGGCCCGCCGCACGGCGGAGTGGACCAGGCCTGGGCTGTCCCGCGCACAGGCCAGGCAGGCACCGTTGGAGGAAGTCGCCGCGCCCTTGCACCTGAGTCCGCAGCGGCAGCCGATGTGCACGCCGCTGGAGAATCCGACCGGGACGCTGGCGCCGACCCAGTCCGGCAAATCCCGTCGGGACCTGGTACACAAGGCCATCGCCGCGCCCGGTGCGCTGCTGTGTTCCACGACCAAACCCGATCTATTGGAGTTCAGCGGGCTGTTGCGTGCCGCTCGGCATCAGGCGGGTCCGGTGATGGTCGCCGACATCACCGGCGCGGTGCCCTGGCCCGCGCAGGTGCAGTGGTCCCCGGTGCAGGGCTGCCAGGACACCACGGTGGCCTACCGCCGCGCGCACACGATGGTGGAGGCCGCGTCGGTCAGCCTCGCCGGCGTCGGTGGCAACGACAAGGTGTTCCGGGATCGGGCGAAGGTGGTGCTGCAGGCATATTTCCTCGCCGCGGCGATCCATCACCGCGGGGTCGCGGATCTGGTGCGGTGGGCGATGAGCAAACCGGTCGACCAGGAACCCGTGCGGCTGCTCCAGCAGGCCGGGCTTCCCGAGTACGCCCGCAACCTGCGCTCGGAGATCGGGATGGTCGCCGAGACCTCCGACGCGGTGTGGATGAGCGTGCGCCGGGTGATCGAGCCGTTCCTGGACCCGCAGATACGCCGACTGTGCTCGCCGGCGCCCGGCAACGACTTCGACGCTCGCGCCATGATCGCCCAACACGGCTCGCTCTACCTCATCGCAGGGCAACACCACTCCGCGCAGGCCGCGCCGATCCTGACCGCGCTGGTCGAGCACTGGCTGACCACCGCGCAGGAGATGGCTTTGCACACCCCGCACCGAAGGCTCGACCCACCGGCCACCGCGATCCTCGACGAGCTCACCAACGCCACCCCCGTACCGCAAGTGCCCGACATCGTCTCCGACTCCGCGGGCCGGGGCGTACTGATCCACTGGGGCGCCCAGTCGGTGGCGGCGCTGGAGAACGCGTTCACCCCACAGCGCACCCGCCAACTGTTGGACAACACCACCACGTTGAGCGTGTGGGGCGGCATCAAGGACCGCACCACCCTGGAGTGGGTGTCCCTGCTGACCGGCCACCACGACCGACGCCGCTACCAACAGCAGAGCGACGGGCTGTTCGGTCACTCCCGTACGTCGGTGGGAGTGGAGACCGTGCCCACCTACCGCCCCGGCGACGTCCGACGTGTACGCCGCGGCCGTGTGCTGGTGATCCACCGCCACCTCGACCCGGTCCTCGCCCGCACCCTCGATGTGCGCAAACGCTCTGATTGGACGGTCATCCGCCAGCACGTGCAGGCCGTACGCGACGGGGAAGTCCCGATCAGGTCGGATGGATTCGCCGTAGCGCTGCCGCAGACCGTGCGATCTGGCAGGTGGCCCCTAAGCGGACCTACGCCATGA
- a CDS encoding C40 family peptidase: protein MRSNETRAGTLVAGIGVVGYLLLVVPALLVGTALVAGQSGAIAATAECSSAQQLGYGSGGVTQQIADETFTGEQLTNAQTIVTTAVRRSLPKRAAVLALATAMVESGLVNVNYGDRDSLGLFQQRPSQGWGTPAQVLDPVYAANKFFDVLLALPGWPSMPPGTAEQAVQRSGYPDRYAPREPTAAALTDRFWQGPDNPAPPPPGTAAVSVDFAHGGCPDRGGGNLDTGDLDLKKLPENFTLPADPQVRPAVVYALAQLGKPYVWGAAGPESFDCSGLMQAAWAAAQVAISRTTYSQVHDGVAVGSLAQVEPGDLLFIPGSDGTAAAPGHVGMYVGNGYVVDAYDTDHGVILTTLESWKPKVVAIRRIVVGGNGQPPGDDARL from the coding sequence ATGAGAAGCAACGAGACGCGCGCGGGCACACTGGTTGCCGGTATCGGTGTGGTGGGCTACCTACTCCTGGTGGTCCCGGCGTTGCTGGTCGGCACCGCGCTGGTGGCGGGCCAGTCCGGCGCCATCGCGGCCACCGCGGAGTGCTCGTCGGCGCAACAGCTCGGTTACGGCTCCGGTGGCGTCACCCAGCAGATCGCTGACGAGACGTTCACCGGTGAGCAGTTGACCAACGCCCAGACCATCGTCACCACCGCCGTGCGGCGTTCGCTGCCAAAGCGCGCCGCTGTGCTGGCACTGGCGACCGCGATGGTCGAGTCCGGGCTGGTCAACGTCAACTACGGCGACCGCGACAGCCTCGGGTTGTTCCAGCAGCGCCCCAGCCAGGGATGGGGCACTCCGGCACAGGTCCTCGACCCCGTGTACGCGGCGAACAAGTTCTTCGACGTATTGCTCGCGCTGCCCGGCTGGCCGAGCATGCCACCCGGTACCGCCGAACAAGCAGTCCAACGCTCGGGCTACCCGGACCGCTACGCCCCGCGCGAACCAACGGCCGCCGCACTCACCGACCGGTTCTGGCAAGGCCCGGACAACCCCGCACCTCCCCCACCGGGCACCGCTGCGGTGAGCGTCGACTTCGCTCACGGTGGCTGCCCCGACCGCGGCGGCGGCAACCTCGACACCGGCGACCTGGACCTGAAGAAGTTGCCCGAGAACTTCACGTTGCCCGCCGACCCGCAGGTGCGCCCCGCGGTGGTCTACGCACTCGCCCAGTTGGGCAAACCGTACGTGTGGGGCGCGGCGGGCCCGGAGTCCTTCGACTGCTCCGGATTGATGCAAGCGGCGTGGGCCGCCGCGCAGGTCGCGATCTCCCGTACCACCTACAGCCAGGTCCACGACGGTGTCGCGGTCGGTTCCCTGGCTCAGGTCGAGCCTGGGGACTTGCTGTTCATCCCCGGATCCGACGGCACCGCGGCCGCTCCCGGTCACGTCGGCATGTACGTCGGCAACGGCTACGTGGTCGACGCCTACGACACCGACCACGGCGTCATCCTCACCACCCTGGAGTCCTGGAAGCCCAAGGTGGTCGCCATCCGCCGCATCGTGGTCGGCGGCAACGGACAACCACCAGGAGATGACGCGCGGCTATGA
- a CDS encoding ATP-binding protein: MAVYQAATSEIGGLFPLLASNGIPAVGARMGYDTLSGGAFYAHPIEWVLRGLATNPNIVVFGEPGRGKSSTVVAFLLRMMLFGVKTLISGDVKGEYSPLLRALGVTPIALGRGSPARLNALDLGPLRSRWGGWSVAQQREELAGVLGRWVKLLIALAEAQGYRPTVTDEAVLSAVLRRLVRVEDGYTELRPVTIPDVQRELAEPDDALWAATRFADRRQFLDTLRPITDALGNLVNGPLAGLFDQETNFELDWDAPVQSMDLSRLRSRGDQAIAVALTCLGSWSSMVTDLQDDGEIRIVVRDEVWRQMRLGLRAVQAVDSDLRLSRAERKIQILVMHKPSDPLSVGAAGSQEVAIAKDLLALCSTRILFGQSTRVADELAEDFALSEREQDVTTGWAMERTGRALWKIENSPGYKVQTVLSRTERRIFDTNAQLRTAPH, translated from the coding sequence GTGGCGGTCTACCAGGCCGCCACCAGCGAGATCGGTGGCCTGTTTCCGCTGCTGGCGTCCAACGGCATCCCGGCGGTCGGGGCGCGCATGGGTTACGACACGCTCTCCGGTGGCGCGTTCTACGCCCACCCCATCGAATGGGTACTGCGCGGACTGGCGACCAACCCGAACATCGTCGTCTTCGGCGAGCCAGGGCGTGGCAAAAGTTCCACCGTCGTGGCGTTCCTGCTGCGGATGATGCTGTTCGGCGTCAAGACGTTGATCTCCGGGGACGTCAAGGGTGAGTACAGCCCGCTGCTGCGGGCGCTGGGCGTCACCCCGATCGCGTTGGGCCGCGGCAGTCCCGCCCGGCTCAACGCGCTCGACCTCGGGCCGCTGCGCAGCCGTTGGGGCGGCTGGTCGGTGGCCCAGCAACGTGAAGAACTCGCCGGTGTCCTGGGCCGATGGGTGAAGCTGCTGATCGCGCTGGCCGAGGCACAGGGCTACCGGCCCACGGTGACCGACGAGGCCGTCCTGTCCGCGGTGCTACGGCGATTGGTCCGGGTCGAGGACGGCTACACCGAACTGCGACCGGTCACCATCCCCGACGTGCAGCGTGAACTGGCCGAACCCGACGATGCGCTCTGGGCGGCGACCCGATTCGCCGACCGCCGCCAGTTCCTCGACACCCTGCGCCCGATCACCGACGCGCTGGGCAACCTCGTCAACGGCCCTCTCGCCGGATTGTTCGACCAGGAAACCAACTTCGAACTGGACTGGGACGCCCCCGTGCAGTCGATGGACCTGTCACGGCTGCGCTCGCGCGGCGACCAAGCGATCGCCGTCGCGCTGACGTGCTTGGGCTCCTGGTCGAGCATGGTCACCGATCTACAGGACGACGGCGAGATTCGCATCGTCGTGCGCGACGAAGTGTGGCGGCAGATGCGGCTCGGGCTACGCGCGGTGCAAGCCGTCGACTCCGACCTACGGCTCTCCCGCGCCGAACGCAAGATCCAGATCCTGGTCATGCACAAACCCTCCGATCCTCTGTCGGTCGGCGCTGCCGGCTCTCAGGAAGTCGCCATCGCCAAGGATCTGCTCGCCCTGTGCAGCACGAGAATCCTTTTCGGACAAAGCACACGGGTGGCCGACGAACTCGCCGAGGACTTCGCGCTGTCCGAACGCGAACAGGACGTCACCACCGGGTGGGCGATGGAACGCACCGGCCGGGCACTGTGGAAGATCGAGAACAGCCCCGGATACAAGGTCCAGACCGTTCTGTCACGCACCGAACGGCGAATCTTCGACACCAACGCGCAACTTCGCACCGCTCCCCACTGA